One Legionella hackeliae DNA segment encodes these proteins:
- a CDS encoding patatin-like phospholipase family protein, whose product MIVAGCTKIEFPYGSKILLKVYHKLRSYLFHRFMQAKAGDNMERPKIGLVLGSGSARGLAHIGVIRELANMGIRPDLVTGSSIGAVVGGAYASGHLDEFEEWICTLRRVDILKLLDVRMAGGGFIQGKPLMIAIEKRIGNPNIEDLEVTFGCVATSLLNGKEHWLRDGSLLNAVRSSIALPGIFAPIALKHDIMVDGGLVNPVPISLARAMGADYIIAVNLNSDLIGRHFSLHHSDAADNQGNKKKLEYAEKHDPNIAMWASKLKADFGIRLDSFISSLHKKKIHEPGLFDVIASSINIMQDRITNSRVAEDPPDVLITPKLGYIGLMEFDRAQETIQEGHEATRRVKDTLEKLKHKS is encoded by the coding sequence ATGATAGTTGCAGGTTGCACCAAAATTGAATTTCCTTATGGTAGTAAGATCTTATTAAAAGTTTACCATAAGCTTAGAAGTTATCTTTTTCATAGGTTTATGCAGGCCAAAGCAGGGGATAATATGGAAAGACCCAAAATAGGACTAGTACTAGGCAGCGGATCAGCACGCGGCTTGGCACACATAGGCGTTATCCGTGAGTTGGCAAACATGGGCATAAGACCAGATCTTGTTACAGGTTCATCCATAGGTGCTGTGGTCGGAGGCGCTTATGCATCAGGTCACCTCGACGAATTTGAAGAATGGATTTGCACCCTTAGGCGTGTAGACATTCTAAAATTATTAGATGTGCGAATGGCTGGTGGCGGTTTTATCCAGGGTAAACCTCTTATGATTGCCATCGAAAAACGCATTGGCAATCCTAATATCGAGGATCTGGAAGTTACCTTTGGGTGTGTTGCAACATCGCTCTTGAATGGTAAAGAGCACTGGTTGCGGGATGGTTCCTTACTCAATGCTGTGCGATCGTCCATCGCCCTACCTGGAATTTTTGCACCTATTGCTTTAAAACACGATATTATGGTGGATGGCGGCCTAGTTAATCCAGTACCTATTTCACTCGCACGCGCTATGGGTGCTGATTATATCATCGCCGTTAATCTAAATAGTGATCTCATCGGCAGACATTTCTCCCTACATCACAGTGATGCAGCGGATAATCAAGGTAACAAAAAGAAATTGGAATATGCTGAAAAGCATGATCCAAACATCGCTATGTGGGCGTCCAAGCTGAAAGCTGACTTCGGCATTAGGCTGGATTCATTTATTTCCTCCCTGCATAAGAAGAAAATCCATGAACCCGGTCTTTTCGACGTGATCGCCAGCTCCATTAACATTATGCAGGATCGCATCACTAACTCGCGCGTGGCAGAGGATCCACCTGACGTTCTCATCACACCGAAGCTTGGCTATATCGGTCTTATGGAGTTCGATCGTGCGCAAGAAACGATACAAGAAGGCCATGAAGCAACCCGGCGTGTGAAAGACACTCTGGAAAAGCTTAAACATAAATCATAA
- the pgtP gene encoding phosphoglycerate transporter protein PgtP, with translation MAFLNILKPAPYLNEIQDKTIVKRQYRYWRIRTFYAMYIGYALFYFTRKSFTFAMPALQSTLGMTKTELGMIASILSLSYGISKFLSGILGDKSNPRYLMAIGLILTGIFNILFGLSSTWWLFAIFWGLNGWFQGWGWPGCTKLLTHWYSQSERGRWWSLWNTSHNVGGALIPLIVAMCAQYFGWRSAMFVPGIICIFGGLFLINRLRDTPQSLGLPAIEQHRDDFSGLSHHHQEKTEFSVKEILWNYVLSNPYVWILSVSYLFIYVVRTAINDWSMLYLTEVKDYSLITAGSCVIWFEVGGFFGNLVAGWSSDKIFQGKRNPINILFTAGVFVTLLLFTLTKEYTPFLDSLFLFFFGFFIFGPQMMIGMACAELAHKKAAATATGFAGFFAYCLGAVLAGAPLGAIIKNYGWDNFFLTLFVCCVIPFFLMLPIWHVKVNPKYRKPEFSREAELLSVGD, from the coding sequence ATGGCATTTTTGAATATTCTAAAACCTGCTCCTTATCTGAACGAAATTCAGGATAAAACCATTGTTAAACGGCAATACCGTTATTGGCGTATTCGTACCTTTTATGCAATGTATATAGGGTATGCTTTATTTTACTTTACGCGAAAAAGTTTTACCTTCGCGATGCCTGCATTACAAAGCACCTTGGGGATGACCAAAACTGAACTGGGAATGATTGCTAGCATTTTGAGTTTAAGTTATGGCATCAGCAAATTTTTGAGTGGAATTCTTGGCGATAAGTCTAATCCTCGTTATTTAATGGCGATCGGGCTAATTTTGACAGGTATTTTTAATATTTTGTTTGGATTGTCTTCCACCTGGTGGTTATTTGCTATTTTTTGGGGATTAAATGGTTGGTTTCAAGGGTGGGGATGGCCAGGCTGTACTAAATTATTAACACATTGGTATTCTCAATCCGAGCGGGGTCGTTGGTGGAGCCTTTGGAATACCTCACATAACGTAGGTGGTGCATTAATTCCCTTGATTGTTGCCATGTGCGCGCAGTATTTCGGCTGGCGTTCGGCGATGTTTGTGCCTGGGATCATCTGTATTTTTGGAGGTCTTTTTTTAATTAATCGTTTAAGAGATACGCCTCAGTCACTTGGTTTACCTGCGATAGAACAACATCGTGACGATTTTTCTGGTTTATCCCATCATCACCAGGAAAAAACTGAATTCTCAGTCAAAGAAATTCTTTGGAATTATGTGTTAAGCAACCCCTATGTTTGGATACTGTCCGTTTCTTATTTGTTTATTTACGTTGTCCGAACGGCCATTAATGATTGGAGTATGTTGTACCTAACGGAAGTGAAGGATTATTCCTTAATCACAGCAGGTAGTTGTGTCATATGGTTTGAGGTGGGTGGTTTTTTTGGAAATCTGGTTGCTGGTTGGTCTTCTGATAAAATATTTCAAGGTAAACGCAACCCAATTAATATTCTTTTTACCGCAGGTGTATTTGTCACTTTGCTATTATTTACGTTGACTAAGGAATATACACCATTCCTCGACTCCTTGTTTCTTTTCTTCTTCGGTTTTTTTATCTTTGGGCCACAAATGATGATTGGTATGGCCTGTGCGGAATTAGCCCATAAAAAAGCAGCGGCGACTGCAACTGGTTTTGCCGGATTTTTTGCTTATTGTTTAGGGGCAGTTCTTGCTGGTGCTCCTTTGGGGGCAATCATCAAAAATTACGGCTGGGATAATTTCTTCCTGACCTTGTTCGTTTGTTGCGTCATACCATTCTTTTTGATGCTGCCCATCTGGCATGTGAAAGTTAATCCAAAATATCGTAAACCTGAGTTTTCACGCGAAGCTGAATTGCTAAGTGTAGGTGATTAA